CCGGCAGGGCATAGGTTTGCCCCCCAATCGTCAGTTGGTGTTCCTGCATCGCTTCAAGAAGTGCGCTTTGCGTTTTGGGCGGCGTTCGATTGATTTCATCCGCCAGAATAATGTTTCCGAACAGCGGTCCCTGGACGAAGCGAAACACGCGTTTGCCTGTCGTCCGGTCTTCTTCCAGAACATCCGTCCCCGTGATGTCAGCGGGCATCAAATCGGGAGTGAACTGGATGCGTTTGAATTGCAGTTGCAGGACCGACGACAACGTCGAAACGAGCAACGTTTTCGCAAGTCCAGGCATGCCTTCCAGAATACAGTGACCGCGGCACAAGATGGCCACGAACATCTGTTCGATCACCTCGTCCAACCCAACGATGACGCCGCCCAGCTGCTGGCGAAGCGCCTGGTACTTTTTGTGCAGATCATCAATGGCCTGAATATCTGCCGCGTTACTGAGTTCTTCATCCGACATGCCAATGTTCCGTAAAAAGTACGGGAAAGCACGACGTCGATTGACTGGCACAACATCAGACGGAGTTGATCGCTCGCCACGATCGCTCGAGGTGGACTCTCACCAAAGGCAGATACCTTCTGGTCAGGGTTCCCACGAGACAAACGTCCTTGTTTGTGTGTCCAGCGATGCCATCGCTTTGTACGCCAACTGTGAAAAGGTACGCCATCTGTGAAACGTGCACGAGGCAGGCACATTCGAGGTATCTCAATGAACGATTCCGCAAGTGACGAAATCGCCCTGCATCACATCAACACCTTGTTAGCCTAGCGTTGTGTCCAGTAAACATCCAGCGACTGAGACGGATTGTCAGACTCAAGTGGATTTGTCACAAAAGACTGTTTACGATCCGTCTCTGCGGCAGCCGTTCACGCTTCGAAGTGCGGGGGACAGCCCCGTCCTCATCGGCAACTTGTGTCTTGGCTGCGAATACCTCACACGGTGGCATACGACTTCTGCGATGAAAATGCGACAGTCCCCAACCCGTGAATGGTTCCTGCTGCCGCTTCTCGTGGCAGCAGGCTTTTCGCGGTTGTGTGTCGGTGAGGATCGAACACTTTCGAGTGAATTGCTGACTCGTGAACAATGGCGGCAGTTGGATCAATCCGTCGATCGCGGGTTGGACTTTCTGGCGACGCAGCAGGGCCGCGATGGCTCGTTTACAGGGCCGCCGACCGGGCAACCGGGAATTACCTCATTATGCGTGCTGGCATTCCTCTCGCGCGGGCACCTGCCCAACGAGGGTCCCTACGGAAAAGCGCTCAATCGCGCCATTCAGTTCGTACTCAGTCAGCAACAAGAGAACGGCCTGATCTTCGACCTGCCGATCGAAAATCGGACATGGGCCGACGAGCGACACAAGACCAGTATCTACAATCACGCCATTTCCGGATTGATGCTGACGGAGGTTTACGGCATGACCCAAGGAAATGACTCCGAGCCGATGGCGGAGACGATCCGCTCCGCCCTGAAGTTTACTCGTCAGCAGCAAACCCGGCGGAAAATGAACAAACACGACAAGGGTGGCTGGCGTTATCTGGTCATGGATTCCGTCAGCCAGAACGATTCCGATTTGTCGGTGACCGCGTGGCAGGTCATGTTTCTTCGATCCGCCCGGAATGCCGAATTCGATGTGCCGGTCGAATACATCCAAGACGCGATGGAGTATGTCCGTCGCGCCTACGTGCCATCGGATGGATCATTCTCTTATGGGCATCGCAACGTCCGGGATCAAATCACGCGAGCCATGGTCGGTGGAGGAATCCTGTTGCTCTCGCTTAGCGGCGAACATGACAGTGAAATGGCCAGATCCGGCGGAAGATGGCTGCTGGAGCGTCCATTCGATCGATATAACCGCTTTGTCCACAATTCCGAGCGATATCACTATAGCGCCTATTACTGCAGCCAGGCCATGTTTCAACTGGGTGGCGAATACTGGGCCGGTTTTTTTCCAACGTTGATGACGACCCAGTTGGACAACCAGCAACCAGACGGATCATGGTCGGCGGAATCGAATCGTGACGGGCAATACGGCAACGTCTACACGACGGCACTCAGTGTGCTGTCATTGACGCCCCCCTATCAGATCCTGCCGATCTACCAGCGTTGACAAACGACATCAAAAGTACATCGCGTCGTCACCGTTCACCGAGTGATCACTCGACCGAACTTTCGTCCCCCAGCATTCGCTGCAACTTCGCAAGCGTACGCGTGAGCAGGACGCGAATGGCCCCATCCGATTTCCCCAGTTGTTCCGCAACACTTTTGGTCGGCAGACCTTCCACATACCGCAGTCGCAGCACTTCTCGCTGCTCGTCCGGCAGAAGGCTCAAGACTTCTTGCAACCGCAGTTCCTTCTGAGCGCGTGAGAATGCCTGGCTCGGCGACGTCATACTGGCCACCAGCATCTTGATCAGCCCGACCGGTTCACCGTCTCCAACCGCCCCGTCGATCGACACTTCGCGATCGACGGCCCGTTTTTGTGCGGCCACATGATGCCGATGTGCATCAATGATGCGTTGCTCGGCCATCTGGCACAGCAACTTGAACGGATCGCGTCCTTGAACAGCAAACGCCTGTAGAGAGTTGAGCGCAGCCAGGACCACTTCCTGCAGAATGTCTTCGACCTCCAGTTTCTTTCGTAGTGCTGGTCCAAGATTGTGCTGGATGTAAGCCAATAGCTGTGGTCGACGCGACTCAATGAATCGCGCAAGTTCATCGCGGTTTGAACAACAGGGGATGTCTTCTGAATCACTCATCTCATACTCCCATTCACTCGCGGATTGATTCGACGAGTGTACGAGTATAGTTCAAACGACCGAGCCCGGCTCACTGGCGGCCGTTCACCTGTGGGCCCGATCAACCAAAAAAGAGAGTCGCGCGTCGCCCGGAAACATCATCAGAGAATTGGGTTTGCCTGTGAGCCCTGGATCGATTTGAATGGGGGGGGGGCTTGTGTGCGTCGAGAGTTTCGACGGGCCGCGGGCGTAACCGTTCACAGCCCAAAGAGAGGGGGACAGGCACATTTTCCCGGTTCAATTGGAATCCACAGTGCATGCACTAGGGTAAGCCTTCCCTCAACCGCGGGAAAATGAGCCAGTCCCCGGCCTGTGAACGGTTACACACGGGGCTTCGCACGAGAGATTCAGGCGAGGGAGATCGCTCCATTTGTGGCCCCCAAAGTCGAGAACAACCCAGAAAGTTCTGAACGATCGTGCCCTTTGCGGAATCTCAGTTCACCGACGAAGACGATTCGCTGCTCGAAGCGGCGATTGAAGCGTTCGCGCGGGCGTGGGACGAATCATCGACGCCCCCTGAACTTCACGAATATCTCGAACTGTGCGATGCGCCACTGCGAAATTCACTCGCCGTCGAACTGATTAAGATCGATATCGAGCAACGCTGGCAGCGGGGTCTTCGCAAGTTGATCGAAGACTATGTCCGCGAAATTCCCTTGCTGAAGGGACAAATTACCCCGCAACTGCTGATGGAAGAGTTTCACGCACGGAAGCTCGCGGGAGATGATGTCAGTCAGCATGAGTTTAAAGAGCGATTTCCGGATCAGGCGACATTGATCGATCGAATGCTGATCGACAACCCGCTGATGCAATCTACGGTCCCGACGAATGCGAAGGTCGCGGTCGAACTGGATCTGCGGCCCGGTCAAGCCATCGATGACTTTGATCTGTTATTGACGCTGGGGACAGGTGCGTTTGCGACGGTGTATCTCGCCCGACAGCGCTCCATGCAGCGAATCGTCGCAGTCAAGGTCTCGGCCGAACAAGGGGATGAACCGCAGACGCTGGCGCAACTCGATCACAACAATATTGTGCGAGTCTATGATCAACGGTCCTTGCCCGAACGTGGCCTGAGGTTGCTGTATATGCAATATGCCTCAGGCGGAACGCTCGCCAGCATCATTCGAACCTTGAGTTCGATTCCCAAGTCAGAATGGAACGGACAACAATTTTTGCGGGCCATCGATCAGGCACTCGACGCACGCGGCGAATCCGCGTCACCTGAATCGAGTGTCCGGCGGAAAGTGGCTGGAATGAACTGGCCGCAGGTGGTTTGCTGGATCGGCGCCCAATTGGGACGGGCCCTGGACTATGCACATCGCCAAGGCGTCCTCCATCGAGACCTGAAGCCCGCCAATGTGCTCCTGACATCCGAAGGAATTCCCAAGCTGGCGGACTTCAACATCAGCTTCAGCAAGAACGTGGAAGGATCGTCGGCGACGGCCCATTTTGGCGGAAGTCTGTCGTATATGTCGCCGGAGCAGTTGGAAGCAATCGATCCGCGGCATTCCCGAACGGCAGACAGTCTCGATGGCCGTAGTGATCTGTATTCTCTGGGGGTCCTCGTCTGGGAACTATGGACGGGCAACCTGCCGTTTCCGGATGACCTGGATCGTTCAGGGCAATTCCCCGCGCTGAAAAAGATGGTCGCACGCCGACAACGAGGCGTGATTGGAGGCACAGAGGCTGAGCCACGCCAGGCACGCGCCGTCCATCACGCGTTACGGCAGTGTCTGATGCCCGACATCGAGAATCGCTTTCAATCAGGACTGGAATTCGCACGCGAAATGGAACTGTGCCTGCAGCCCGACGCCAAGGAGTTGCTCACCCCCGCGGTGAACGGCTGGAAAGCATGGGTCCGTCGATTCCCCTTGGTGACGGTCACCATGCTGACCCTGATCCCCAATCTGGTTGGGGCCGTATTTAACTTCATGTACAACCGCGGAATCATTCTCGACCGGCTGCCCGATGCCGAACCGACATTCATGCGAATCCAGGCGATCATCAATTCGATCGTGTTTCCGGTAGGCATTTTGAGCGCCGGCTGGCTGGCAGGTTCGGTCGCCAAGGCAACCTACATCGGCAGACAGGGCCGACTGCCGGCAGTAGAACTGGCAGAGCAACGGCGACGGTGCCTGAAGCTCGGAAATGTGGCAGCGGCGGTAGGGCTGACCCTGTGGCTGCTAGCGGCCCCTGCATATCCCATTGCGCTGCATGCAATGCTGGGGGCAGTTCCGATCGAAATCTATGGACATTTTGTGAGCTCGTTGACCATCTGCGGATTGATCGCCGCCGCGTACCCGTTCTTCGGCGTCTCACTGGTTGTCGTCCGTTGTTTTTACCCTTCGCTGATCGATTGGGAATCGATGAGTGACGCGGATCGCGCCAGTTTGAAACGACTGACACATCAAACGTGGATCTACCTGATTCTCGCGGCGTCTGTTCCAATGGTTTCGATCGCGATTCTCGTGGTGACGCAGCCGAGTCTGCGTGGGGCGCTGATGGTTCTGGCCTGCGGCGGTGTGTTGGGATACGGAATCGCCGTCACCGCCTTTCGCATGGTTCACGCCGATCTCAACACCCTGGTTCGAGCGATCTGGCGAGACGAGAACTGACCTCAAGCTTCGAACGAAAACAAGGAAGCCGCTCCGAGTCATCAGATCGATGGTCGGAGCGGCTTCTATCATTACCGGACTTCGCTGGTCCGTCGACTGCTCATTCGAGCGTGACGACTTGAGGCACGAGCGGAGGAGCGGGTGAAGGAGGAATCAGTTCCAGGGAATCGTCTTGGGCCGTCGTCGAGAACGAGGGGAGGTCATTCAAAGGAGGAAGTGGTGCATCAGGCGTTGTTTGTGCCACTTGAATGATTGAGGCATCCGTGGGGTTCGTGCCGTCAGCGAGATCGGTGGGTGCGGGAACCAGAGGCTCAGGAGCGACGGACGCCATGGCCATGTAATTTGTTGAACTTGCCGTGACAGAACACGGCTGGATGGTTGCGACGCCGACTCCACCGTAGCAGCCAGGAGTGTACGCAGTGCTGCAGTATCCGTATCCCCCGTAGCTGGCACCGCAACCCGAGTAGGTAAATCCGTAAGGGTAACCGTAGGATCCGTACCCCAAGCCGCTCACGATCACGGGATAGTACCAGTTGCCGAACCAACGATTCCCATAACCATAGCCACCCGAGTTCCAGCCGTGGTTGTGGTTGTGGTGATGTTGGTGGTGATTGCCGACAAAGTTATT
This genomic interval from Schlesneria paludicola DSM 18645 contains the following:
- a CDS encoding prenyltransferase/squalene oxidase repeat-containing protein, whose amino-acid sequence is MKMRQSPTREWFLLPLLVAAGFSRLCVGEDRTLSSELLTREQWRQLDQSVDRGLDFLATQQGRDGSFTGPPTGQPGITSLCVLAFLSRGHLPNEGPYGKALNRAIQFVLSQQQENGLIFDLPIENRTWADERHKTSIYNHAISGLMLTEVYGMTQGNDSEPMAETIRSALKFTRQQQTRRKMNKHDKGGWRYLVMDSVSQNDSDLSVTAWQVMFLRSARNAEFDVPVEYIQDAMEYVRRAYVPSDGSFSYGHRNVRDQITRAMVGGGILLLSLSGEHDSEMARSGGRWLLERPFDRYNRFVHNSERYHYSAYYCSQAMFQLGGEYWAGFFPTLMTTQLDNQQPDGSWSAESNRDGQYGNVYTTALSVLSLTPPYQILPIYQR
- a CDS encoding sigma-70 family RNA polymerase sigma factor, with translation MSDSEDIPCCSNRDELARFIESRRPQLLAYIQHNLGPALRKKLEVEDILQEVVLAALNSLQAFAVQGRDPFKLLCQMAEQRIIDAHRHHVAAQKRAVDREVSIDGAVGDGEPVGLIKMLVASMTSPSQAFSRAQKELRLQEVLSLLPDEQREVLRLRYVEGLPTKSVAEQLGKSDGAIRVLLTRTLAKLQRMLGDESSVE
- a CDS encoding serine/threonine-protein kinase; this translates as MPFAESQFTDEDDSLLEAAIEAFARAWDESSTPPELHEYLELCDAPLRNSLAVELIKIDIEQRWQRGLRKLIEDYVREIPLLKGQITPQLLMEEFHARKLAGDDVSQHEFKERFPDQATLIDRMLIDNPLMQSTVPTNAKVAVELDLRPGQAIDDFDLLLTLGTGAFATVYLARQRSMQRIVAVKVSAEQGDEPQTLAQLDHNNIVRVYDQRSLPERGLRLLYMQYASGGTLASIIRTLSSIPKSEWNGQQFLRAIDQALDARGESASPESSVRRKVAGMNWPQVVCWIGAQLGRALDYAHRQGVLHRDLKPANVLLTSEGIPKLADFNISFSKNVEGSSATAHFGGSLSYMSPEQLEAIDPRHSRTADSLDGRSDLYSLGVLVWELWTGNLPFPDDLDRSGQFPALKKMVARRQRGVIGGTEAEPRQARAVHHALRQCLMPDIENRFQSGLEFAREMELCLQPDAKELLTPAVNGWKAWVRRFPLVTVTMLTLIPNLVGAVFNFMYNRGIILDRLPDAEPTFMRIQAIINSIVFPVGILSAGWLAGSVAKATYIGRQGRLPAVELAEQRRRCLKLGNVAAAVGLTLWLLAAPAYPIALHAMLGAVPIEIYGHFVSSLTICGLIAAAYPFFGVSLVVVRCFYPSLIDWESMSDADRASLKRLTHQTWIYLILAASVPMVSIAILVVTQPSLRGALMVLACGGVLGYGIAVTAFRMVHADLNTLVRAIWRDEN